The following are encoded in a window of Microbacterium sp. LWO13-1.2 genomic DNA:
- a CDS encoding glycine cleavage system aminomethyltransferase GcvT has translation MSDPRYTPLRERHEALGASFTDFGGWQMPVRYTSDLAEHHAVRQSAGLFDISHMAEFLVTGPYAAEFLDYALAGRISTMPVGKAKYSLVLAESGGIVDDVIAYRLAEDRYLVIANAGNRGFVDAAFASRVRSFPSIPERELPPRGADEDRSFAGFIGDRGVDVEDVSDSYALLAVQGPAAEAIVSVAKGITDLGTPWAEQKYYAWADAFFLGEPLLIARTGYTGEDGFELLVRAADAPALWDALIVAGESHGLVPAGLAARDTLRLEAGMPLYGHELTLDTKPAQAGLRRVVAVDKESFVGKDAVDAAADAPILVGLTAEGKRAGRAGYAVVAEDGTVLGEITSGALSPTLGHPIAMAYVTPSSAEEGSTVFLDVRGTKIPATVTALPFYRRTK, from the coding sequence ATGTCCGACCCCCGCTACACCCCGCTCCGCGAACGCCACGAGGCGCTGGGCGCCTCCTTCACCGACTTCGGTGGCTGGCAGATGCCGGTGCGGTACACCTCCGATCTCGCTGAGCACCACGCCGTGCGTCAGTCCGCCGGACTCTTCGACATCTCGCACATGGCCGAGTTCCTCGTCACCGGTCCGTATGCCGCCGAGTTCCTCGACTACGCGCTTGCGGGCCGCATCTCCACGATGCCGGTCGGCAAGGCCAAGTATTCGCTTGTCCTCGCTGAAAGCGGCGGGATCGTCGACGACGTCATCGCCTACCGGCTGGCAGAAGATCGCTACCTGGTGATCGCCAACGCGGGCAACCGGGGCTTCGTCGATGCGGCGTTCGCATCGCGGGTTCGGTCGTTCCCGTCGATTCCCGAGCGCGAGCTTCCGCCGCGCGGGGCCGATGAGGACCGCAGCTTCGCCGGATTCATCGGTGACCGTGGGGTGGACGTCGAGGACGTCTCCGACTCCTACGCCCTGCTCGCCGTGCAGGGACCCGCTGCCGAGGCAATCGTCTCCGTCGCCAAAGGGATCACCGATCTCGGAACCCCGTGGGCGGAGCAGAAGTACTACGCCTGGGCCGATGCCTTCTTCCTCGGTGAGCCGCTGCTCATCGCCCGCACCGGGTACACCGGCGAGGACGGCTTCGAGCTGCTCGTCCGCGCCGCCGACGCTCCGGCGCTCTGGGACGCCCTGATCGTCGCCGGAGAATCGCACGGCCTCGTGCCGGCCGGTCTCGCCGCTCGCGACACCCTCCGACTCGAGGCGGGCATGCCGCTGTACGGGCACGAGCTGACCCTCGACACGAAGCCCGCGCAGGCCGGACTCCGACGCGTCGTGGCCGTCGACAAGGAGAGCTTCGTCGGCAAGGACGCTGTGGATGCGGCAGCCGACGCACCGATCCTCGTCGGCCTCACCGCCGAGGGCAAGCGCGCCGGCCGTGCCGGCTACGCGGTCGTCGCCGAAGACGGCACCGTTCTCGGCGAGATCACCAGCGGTGCCCTCAGCCCGACCCTCGGCCACCCGATCGCGATGGCCTATGTGACTCCTTCTTCCGCTGAAGAGGGATCCACAGTATTCCTGGATGTGCGGGGGACGAAGATCCCCGCGACCGTGACCGCCCTGCCTTTCTACCGGAGGACAAAATGA
- a CDS encoding carbohydrate ABC transporter permease, translated as MTVTATRTAVEKSAGRVAVSADGSRIPVRRRKLRLGTWLLSILALVIAVIWAFPVYWMVNSSMLSTATLESFTPTFFPVGGSFSNFERVLTPSFFSALAVSVGVTLLSVAVCLTFAFLASIAISRFKFRGRVSFIVTILLIQMLPAEGLFIAQYKMMASFGLLSNVLGLSILYVAAVVPFTIWMLRGFVAGVPAELEEAGMIDGLSRTQAFVRITLPLLAPGLVASGVFAFLQCWNEFTVALVIMENNRTLPLWLRGFVQQSATQAIDWGQVMAASTIVAIPVIIFFVIVQGRMTSGLVAGAVKG; from the coding sequence ATGACCGTCACCGCCACCCGCACCGCTGTCGAGAAGAGCGCCGGTCGCGTCGCCGTCAGTGCCGACGGGAGTCGCATCCCAGTGCGTCGCCGGAAGCTCCGCCTGGGCACGTGGCTGCTCAGCATCCTGGCGCTCGTCATCGCCGTCATCTGGGCGTTCCCCGTTTACTGGATGGTCAACTCGTCGATGCTGTCGACGGCCACTCTCGAGTCCTTCACCCCGACGTTCTTCCCGGTCGGCGGGTCCTTCTCGAACTTCGAACGGGTGCTCACGCCGTCATTCTTCTCAGCGCTCGCGGTCAGCGTCGGAGTGACGCTTCTCTCGGTCGCCGTCTGCCTGACGTTCGCGTTCCTCGCGTCCATCGCCATCAGCCGGTTCAAGTTCCGCGGTCGCGTCTCGTTCATCGTGACGATCCTGCTCATCCAGATGCTCCCGGCCGAGGGGCTCTTCATCGCGCAGTACAAGATGATGGCGAGCTTCGGCCTGCTCAGCAACGTACTGGGACTCAGCATCCTGTACGTCGCAGCCGTCGTGCCCTTCACGATCTGGATGCTGCGCGGCTTCGTCGCAGGTGTTCCGGCCGAACTCGAGGAGGCGGGGATGATCGACGGACTCAGCCGGACGCAGGCATTCGTGCGCATCACCCTGCCCCTGCTGGCTCCGGGCCTCGTCGCCTCAGGTGTGTTCGCATTCCTGCAGTGCTGGAACGAGTTCACGGTTGCGCTGGTGATCATGGAGAACAACCGGACCCTGCCGCTCTGGCTGCGCGGGTTCGTCCAGCAGAGCGCGACCCAGGCCATCGACTGGGGTCAGGTCATGGCGGCCTCGACGATCGTGGCCATCCCGGTCATCATCTTCTTCGTCATCGTCCAGGGGCGCATGACGAGCGGACTCGTCGCGGGCGCCGTCAAGGGCTGA